In one Candidatus Nitronereus thalassa genomic region, the following are encoded:
- a CDS encoding hydantoinase B/oxoprolinase family protein, with translation MSNDAIQLEVFKHLFASVAEEMGVRLKRSAFSPNIKERCDYSCAVFNAQGVLIAQAEHIPVHLGAMPLSVQACLKRLTFASGDVAIVNDPYEGGTHLPDITLVSPVFSVSDGQEVLLGFVANRAHHSDVGGMSPGSMPLSRELYQEGIIIPAVKLVSAGQRNQGLWDFFLANVRTPIERAGDLHAQLAANRTGIERLQSLVERYGQEVVSMHMEGLLTYSERMTRKLIVTLPDGTYRYEDYLDNDGIDSDPIKIAVAITIQGEEMVVDFEGSAPQCKGSVNAVYAITVSATAYVLRCLLGLDIPGNSGCMAPVTVLAPEGSVIKAIRPAAVAAGNVETAQRIVDVLIGALAQACPDRVPAASQGTMNNVTIGGWDPERQRTFAYYETLGGGMGAGHHHHGASGVHSHMTNTLNTPVEALEYAYPFRIIHYGIREGTGGDGVYRGGEGVTREIEFLHEAQVTILSDRRQTKPYGLAGGIPGMTGRNVLIRNGEERVLPGKIQLDVCAGDRLRIETPGGGGYGREKG, from the coding sequence ATGAGCAACGATGCCATCCAACTCGAGGTGTTTAAGCATCTCTTTGCCTCCGTGGCTGAGGAAATGGGAGTTCGGCTCAAACGATCGGCTTTTTCTCCCAATATCAAAGAACGTTGTGATTACTCCTGTGCCGTGTTTAACGCCCAGGGGGTCCTCATTGCCCAGGCTGAGCATATTCCTGTGCATCTGGGGGCCATGCCCTTATCAGTTCAGGCCTGCTTAAAGCGATTGACGTTTGCCTCAGGGGATGTCGCCATTGTTAATGATCCGTATGAAGGTGGGACCCATTTGCCGGATATCACGCTGGTGTCGCCGGTGTTTTCTGTTTCCGATGGGCAGGAGGTTCTGCTTGGATTTGTTGCGAATCGTGCGCATCATTCCGATGTTGGCGGCATGTCGCCAGGGTCTATGCCGTTGTCTCGAGAACTCTATCAGGAAGGGATCATCATTCCGGCGGTCAAACTTGTTTCAGCGGGACAACGTAATCAAGGCTTGTGGGACTTCTTTTTGGCGAATGTACGCACTCCAATTGAGCGTGCTGGAGATTTGCACGCGCAATTAGCTGCCAATCGCACGGGGATCGAACGGCTTCAATCCCTTGTCGAACGGTACGGCCAAGAGGTTGTCTCAATGCACATGGAAGGTCTCCTTACGTACAGTGAACGAATGACCAGAAAATTAATTGTCACATTGCCTGATGGAACGTATCGCTATGAGGACTATCTGGATAATGATGGGATCGACTCCGACCCTATTAAGATTGCTGTTGCCATCACAATTCAGGGCGAAGAAATGGTGGTTGATTTTGAGGGGTCTGCTCCACAATGCAAAGGGAGCGTGAATGCCGTGTATGCGATTACGGTGTCCGCAACCGCCTATGTCCTTCGTTGTTTATTGGGATTGGATATTCCAGGAAATAGTGGGTGCATGGCACCGGTGACCGTACTGGCTCCCGAAGGTTCGGTCATCAAGGCCATACGTCCAGCGGCCGTGGCCGCAGGCAATGTCGAAACCGCACAACGGATTGTCGATGTGCTCATTGGTGCACTGGCGCAGGCCTGTCCCGATCGCGTTCCGGCAGCCAGTCAGGGGACCATGAACAATGTGACCATCGGGGGATGGGACCCAGAACGCCAACGAACCTTTGCTTATTATGAAACGCTGGGCGGAGGCATGGGGGCTGGTCATCACCATCACGGAGCGAGTGGGGTGCATTCTCATATGACCAATACGCTCAATACACCGGTTGAGGCGTTGGAATATGCCTATCCCTTTCGCATCATCCACTATGGCATACGTGAAGGAACCGGTGGGGATGGAGTTTACCGTGGGGGAGAAGGTGTGACTCGAGAAATCGAATTTCTTCATGAGGCTCAAGTCACGATTCTTTCCGATCGCAGGCAGACGAAACCTTACGGACTGGCTGGGGGAATTCCTGGAATGACTGGTCGGAATGTTTTGATTCGTAATGGGGAGGAGAGGGTTTTGCCGGGGAAGATTCAGTTGGATGTTTGTGCGGGTGATCGTTTGCGAATTGAGACCCCTGGGGGAGGGGGGTATGGGCGTGAAAAGGGGTAA
- a CDS encoding hydantoinase/oxoprolinase family protein: MPAGNHPQRLYIGIDIGGTFTDFVVFDQTVDQVATFKILSTPSNPATSVLQGLARITSELPLTIIHGSTVATNALLERKGARTAFVTTKGFRDMLRLGRQNRRALYDWFSGGVEPLVPSEQCFEISERVDHQGHVLIPLNETEIPPLVEFLNVNHIQSVAVSCLFSFAHPIHEQQVAERLRRAGFFVTPSHELLPEFREYERASTTVVNAYVSPVLDQYLGELEDKLSVHSFHIMQSNGGRIQAAQAREQGVRSILSGPAGGVVGALHVAKLAGHDKLITFDMGGTSTDVSLVDGDLETTSETEVGGFPIRVPVIDIHTVGAGGGSLARIDEGGALRVGPESAGADPGPACYGRRGQIPTVTDANLLLGRLPPTGLLGGELPLDVQASINAMKGLTVGLAINPIAGCSELEVAALGIVQVVNTQMERAIRVISMERGHDPRDYVLVSFGGAGGVHACDLARGIGIRRVLVPPSASTLSAYGMLTAHVRVDAVQTIMRDDEPSHEELHKSFSPMIQKCEADLKSQHVKPEDIEINCELDVRYLGQSFELTVPFSASYCASFEALHQQRYGYHQDHAAIEIVNLRVRGISRTKSPTPSRLPLVLTSDASQAIIGSHRFILSDGPVTAPHFARAQLQPGHEIKGPALLIQDDTTLMVGMKDQARIDEYGNVHIEIGPGAS; encoded by the coding sequence ATGCCTGCAGGCAATCACCCACAGCGATTATATATCGGTATCGACATCGGCGGAACATTTACGGATTTTGTGGTGTTCGACCAAACCGTGGACCAGGTCGCCACCTTTAAAATTCTTTCGACTCCTTCGAATCCCGCAACTTCGGTGTTGCAAGGCTTAGCACGAATTACCAGTGAGTTGCCACTGACGATTATCCATGGATCCACCGTGGCGACCAACGCGTTACTCGAACGAAAGGGCGCAAGGACGGCCTTTGTGACGACCAAGGGATTTCGAGATATGCTTCGTTTGGGACGTCAAAATCGGCGAGCCTTATATGATTGGTTCAGTGGAGGGGTAGAACCACTCGTTCCTTCGGAGCAGTGTTTTGAAATTTCAGAGCGAGTGGACCATCAAGGCCACGTTCTCATTCCACTCAATGAAACCGAAATTCCTCCCCTTGTAGAGTTTCTCAACGTCAACCATATCCAATCTGTTGCCGTCAGTTGTCTGTTTTCTTTTGCGCATCCTATTCATGAGCAACAAGTCGCTGAACGGCTTCGGCGAGCCGGATTTTTTGTGACGCCCTCGCACGAATTGCTTCCGGAGTTTCGCGAATACGAACGGGCCTCGACTACGGTCGTTAATGCCTATGTTTCTCCGGTGCTGGATCAGTACCTCGGCGAGCTTGAGGACAAATTGAGTGTCCATTCGTTTCACATTATGCAATCCAATGGCGGGCGGATTCAGGCTGCCCAAGCCCGTGAACAAGGTGTACGCTCGATTCTTTCCGGTCCGGCCGGTGGTGTTGTAGGAGCCCTGCATGTGGCCAAATTGGCTGGACATGACAAATTGATCACCTTTGATATGGGCGGCACCTCTACGGATGTATCTCTCGTGGATGGAGATTTGGAAACTACATCGGAAACGGAAGTTGGGGGATTTCCCATTCGGGTTCCCGTGATTGATATTCATACCGTCGGAGCCGGCGGTGGATCCTTGGCGCGAATTGATGAGGGGGGTGCGCTTCGTGTGGGACCTGAAAGTGCAGGAGCAGATCCCGGTCCAGCATGTTATGGGCGAAGAGGACAGATTCCAACAGTGACTGACGCTAATCTGCTATTAGGTCGATTGCCACCCACAGGGTTGTTGGGTGGCGAGTTACCGCTTGATGTTCAAGCTTCAATCAATGCGATGAAAGGATTGACGGTAGGCCTGGCGATAAACCCCATTGCCGGATGTTCTGAGTTGGAAGTTGCGGCTTTGGGCATCGTGCAGGTGGTGAATACTCAGATGGAACGAGCCATTCGCGTCATCTCCATGGAACGCGGGCATGATCCTAGAGACTATGTGTTGGTCTCGTTCGGCGGTGCTGGTGGGGTACATGCCTGTGACTTGGCTAGAGGCATAGGAATTCGTCGAGTGCTGGTCCCTCCTTCGGCCTCAACGTTATCCGCGTATGGCATGCTGACGGCCCATGTGCGGGTGGATGCCGTTCAAACTATAATGAGAGACGATGAACCGTCTCATGAGGAATTGCACAAATCATTTTCGCCAATGATTCAGAAATGTGAGGCTGACCTGAAGTCTCAGCATGTCAAACCTGAGGATATAGAGATAAACTGTGAGCTGGATGTTCGGTATTTGGGGCAGTCGTTTGAATTGACCGTTCCCTTTTCAGCCTCCTACTGCGCCAGCTTTGAAGCATTGCACCAGCAACGCTATGGATATCATCAAGATCATGCCGCCATAGAAATCGTGAATCTGCGCGTGCGTGGAATCAGTCGAACCAAGTCGCCTACGCCTTCCCGCCTTCCCCTTGTGCTAACTTCAGATGCCTCTCAGGCGATCATTGGATCCCATCGATTTATCTTGTCCGATGGGCCGGTCACTGCGCCGCATTTTGCCAGGGCGCAGTTGCAGCCGGGCCATGAAATCAAAGGGCCAGCCTTGCTCATTCAAGATGACACGACCCTCATGGTGGGCATGAAAGACCAGGCACGAATAGATGAATATGGCAATGTCCACATTGAAATAGGACCAGGAGCATCATGA
- a CDS encoding FG-GAP-like repeat-containing protein has product MKHSLDQLRQRLRLTLWVSVALLVSGPAGAQNLVLTPVLPADVGKNPEALTVGDFNTDGWQDIATVNSGSDDVTMLFGNGNGTFRSGISFGVGRSPMFLTSGEFNQDGKLDLIVAETGSDGILVLFGKGNGFFEPPVFYPSGKGPTFVSVGDVDGDGDADVVATNSGRFGNYPPYSLSVMLNDGQGRLSAAKQYEVQDQHGLFPTGVSIADLDGDGLPELTVTWSQPSWRTPNGMVSVLKNQGQGDFVRSQDIEVGFTLSAVTQVDLDADGHLDLIAASLFTDSLKVLLQEAPGKYTKPANLDVGFSPMSLAFHDLNADGNWDLIASNRASNSASIFLGRGDGSFQSAGHFAVGATPTSVGVEDFNGDGLPDVVTTNGDSDDVSVLLSGKAMIPSINLSTDAVQFASTVLSSDESEKLLTVSNVGLGALKIYDVVLEGPDSQSFSIQDGACSGMTLATGNLCSLHIRFAGSESRPHHAQLTIWDNAPGGPRIVSLSGEVKG; this is encoded by the coding sequence ATGAAACACAGTTTGGACCAACTCCGACAAAGATTGAGATTGACGTTGTGGGTCAGTGTCGCTCTTTTGGTTTCAGGGCCGGCGGGTGCACAAAACCTGGTATTGACTCCCGTATTGCCGGCAGATGTTGGCAAGAATCCAGAGGCCTTGACTGTCGGAGATTTTAATACCGATGGGTGGCAGGATATCGCCACGGTCAATAGTGGGTCGGATGATGTCACCATGTTGTTTGGCAATGGCAATGGCACGTTTCGCTCAGGCATTTCCTTTGGTGTGGGTCGGAGTCCCATGTTTCTCACCTCAGGTGAGTTCAATCAAGATGGAAAATTAGATTTGATCGTTGCTGAGACTGGGTCTGATGGAATTCTGGTGTTGTTTGGAAAAGGCAATGGATTTTTCGAGCCACCTGTGTTTTATCCCTCAGGCAAAGGTCCCACCTTTGTGAGTGTTGGGGATGTCGATGGTGATGGCGATGCTGATGTGGTGGCCACAAATAGTGGCCGATTTGGGAATTATCCACCGTATAGTCTATCCGTGATGTTGAACGATGGGCAGGGGCGATTGAGTGCGGCGAAACAGTATGAAGTCCAAGATCAGCATGGATTGTTTCCAACCGGCGTGTCGATTGCTGATCTAGATGGCGATGGTCTTCCTGAATTAACGGTGACTTGGAGCCAACCGAGTTGGCGCACACCAAATGGTATGGTGTCGGTCTTGAAAAACCAAGGCCAGGGAGATTTCGTCCGCAGTCAAGATATTGAAGTAGGGTTTACCCTGAGTGCTGTGACGCAGGTAGATCTTGACGCTGATGGGCATCTCGATCTGATAGCCGCGAGCTTGTTTACCGACAGTTTGAAAGTACTCCTACAGGAAGCCCCAGGGAAATACACAAAGCCGGCAAATTTGGATGTTGGATTTAGTCCCATGTCCCTCGCCTTTCATGATCTCAATGCCGACGGGAACTGGGATTTAATCGCCTCGAATCGCGCATCCAATAGCGCATCCATATTTTTGGGAAGAGGGGATGGTTCTTTTCAGTCAGCCGGCCATTTTGCCGTTGGGGCAACCCCCACTTCGGTGGGCGTGGAAGATTTCAATGGCGATGGTCTGCCCGATGTCGTGACCACCAATGGTGATTCCGATGATGTGTCTGTGCTCCTCAGTGGGAAGGCGATGATTCCTTCGATCAATCTGAGTACGGATGCCGTGCAATTTGCGAGTACTGTGCTATCCTCTGATGAATCCGAAAAACTACTTACCGTTTCCAATGTGGGGTTAGGTGCCTTAAAGATTTATGATGTGGTACTCGAAGGCCCGGATTCTCAATCGTTCTCCATCCAAGATGGCGCATGTTCGGGAATGACCTTAGCCACGGGAAATCTGTGTTCCCTGCATATTCGTTTTGCCGGATCTGAATCTCGCCCCCATCATGCCCAATTGACCATTTGGGACAATGCGCCTGGTGGCCCTCGCATCGTTTCCCTTAGTGGAGAGGTAAAGGGTTAG
- a CDS encoding zinc ribbon domain-containing protein produces the protein MPLYEYICKECSHHFELIVHGSTIPACPQCQTQNLDKQLSAFAVSGGDGNFGFEGDPGGCGTCGDPRGPGACSMD, from the coding sequence ATGCCACTATACGAATACATTTGTAAGGAATGTTCGCATCATTTTGAACTGATTGTCCATGGGTCTACGATTCCCGCCTGTCCACAATGCCAAACACAAAACCTCGACAAACAACTCTCGGCGTTTGCCGTCAGTGGGGGGGATGGAAATTTTGGGTTTGAGGGAGATCCAGGAGGCTGTGGAACCTGTGGCGACCCCAGAGGACCTGGAGCCTGCTCAATGGATTAG
- a CDS encoding VacJ family lipoprotein, translating to MATFHQKFWRSLSFSMRTFLVIGVFFSIQGWLPVANVSAQIGTAGTFPIGQPPLPPSPSLDSNLQYFGTDNEVMDSSSPSVTSQEKPSPSSSSTDTPYVGDEGIPVMAETVVEGSSVETYRDPFDEGPQIVVHDPWESFNANVFQFNYDVDRYFLKPVARGYNAIVPPDVQGSMANAFHNMGYMTRFLNSLFQGKYGRAGIETKRFLINSTIGVAGLFDVAKYVFDTEAPPSEDTGQTLAIYGMNSGPFLVLPFLPPLTVRDAVGYAGDIAVNPLNYFIPFFPNLGLNVEDTVNERSLNLETFEGVEESTVDLYGAVRSGYFQRRAKDISQ from the coding sequence ATGGCCACGTTTCACCAGAAATTTTGGAGATCCCTGTCTTTCTCGATGAGGACCTTTCTTGTCATCGGGGTGTTCTTTTCGATTCAGGGTTGGTTGCCTGTGGCCAACGTGAGTGCGCAGATCGGAACTGCAGGGACCTTTCCAATTGGGCAGCCTCCGTTGCCTCCCAGCCCCAGTCTCGATTCGAACCTGCAATATTTTGGGACGGACAATGAAGTCATGGATTCTAGTTCCCCCTCAGTGACAAGCCAAGAAAAACCCTCTCCTTCAAGCTCCTCGACTGACACCCCATATGTTGGAGACGAAGGAATTCCGGTAATGGCAGAGACGGTGGTGGAAGGTTCTTCCGTTGAAACCTACAGGGACCCCTTTGATGAGGGGCCTCAAATAGTGGTGCATGATCCCTGGGAATCCTTCAATGCCAATGTTTTTCAATTCAACTATGATGTAGATCGTTATTTCCTCAAGCCGGTCGCTCGGGGATATAATGCCATCGTGCCCCCGGACGTTCAGGGGTCCATGGCAAATGCCTTTCACAACATGGGCTATATGACGAGATTTTTAAACAGCCTGTTTCAAGGGAAGTATGGCCGTGCGGGTATTGAAACAAAACGGTTTTTGATTAACTCGACCATCGGGGTCGCCGGTCTGTTTGATGTCGCGAAATATGTCTTTGATACGGAGGCGCCTCCGAGCGAGGATACAGGGCAAACGTTGGCGATATATGGTATGAACTCCGGTCCCTTTCTGGTACTTCCGTTTTTGCCGCCATTAACGGTTCGTGATGCGGTAGGTTATGCCGGAGATATCGCAGTAAACCCCCTCAATTACTTTATTCCGTTTTTCCCAAACCTTGGGTTAAACGTGGAAGATACCGTAAATGAGCGGTCTCTCAATCTCGAAACGTTTGAAGGGGTTGAAGAGTCAACAGTTGATTTGTATGGTGCTGTACGGTCAGGATATTTTCAGCGTCGCGCTAAAGATATTAGTCAGTAG
- a CDS encoding PQQ-dependent sugar dehydrogenase → MKPFNLKAPGLNELGLVLLFLMALDNTAFSFATLPSPLTPINLTPVVTKNLEQPVFLTHDGDHSHRLFIVEQAGKILILQNGTLLPTPFLDITDRVNFGGERGLLGLAFHPHFQKNGRFFVNYSRSADGATVISEFHTIDKPNQVNSTERVLLTIPQPYSNHNGGMIDFGPDKFLYIATGDGGAGGDPENRGQNFQTLLGKILRIDISPEGSYSIPKDNPFVDQPKGKEIFALGFRNPWRFSFDRTTGDLWVADVGQNRWEEIDRVEKGKNYGWRIMEGAHCFNPSQGCSQRGLVLPVAEYAHESGRCSITGGYVYRGQKIPTLAGTYIFGDYCSGEILGLVDHQVTVLLSTGLNISSFGEDAEGELYAVDHRGGIYQITPRLLTK, encoded by the coding sequence ATGAAACCCTTCAACCTCAAAGCCCCAGGACTCAATGAATTGGGGTTAGTCCTATTGTTCCTTATGGCCTTAGACAATACAGCCTTCTCATTTGCGACTCTCCCTTCTCCTTTAACGCCGATCAACCTCACTCCTGTTGTGACCAAGAACCTGGAGCAACCCGTCTTTCTCACCCATGATGGAGATCATAGCCACCGCCTGTTCATTGTGGAACAAGCCGGCAAAATTCTCATTCTCCAGAATGGAACGCTTCTGCCTACTCCGTTTCTCGATATCACTGACCGCGTGAATTTTGGTGGAGAACGTGGACTTCTCGGGCTAGCCTTTCACCCACACTTTCAAAAAAATGGTCGTTTTTTTGTGAACTATTCCAGATCCGCTGACGGAGCCACCGTCATCTCGGAATTCCACACTATCGACAAACCCAATCAGGTAAATTCCACGGAACGAGTTCTTTTAACCATCCCACAACCCTACAGTAACCATAATGGTGGAATGATTGACTTTGGTCCTGATAAATTTCTCTATATCGCCACCGGAGATGGAGGCGCCGGTGGAGACCCGGAAAATCGAGGACAAAATTTTCAAACCTTATTAGGGAAAATCCTTCGAATCGATATATCCCCCGAAGGGTCCTATTCCATCCCCAAAGACAACCCGTTCGTCGACCAGCCTAAGGGGAAGGAAATTTTTGCTTTGGGATTTCGGAATCCCTGGCGGTTTTCGTTTGACCGCACCACAGGAGATCTCTGGGTCGCGGATGTTGGGCAGAATCGTTGGGAAGAAATTGACCGTGTGGAAAAAGGAAAAAACTACGGATGGCGAATCATGGAGGGCGCCCATTGCTTCAACCCCTCGCAAGGCTGCTCCCAACGAGGACTCGTTCTTCCGGTAGCCGAATATGCCCATGAATCTGGGAGATGCTCGATCACTGGCGGGTACGTCTACCGTGGCCAGAAAATTCCAACCTTAGCAGGCACCTATATTTTTGGGGACTATTGTAGCGGGGAAATCTTGGGCTTGGTGGATCACCAAGTCACCGTCTTACTTTCGACGGGACTCAACATTTCTTCATTTGGAGAAGATGCAGAAGGAGAATTATATGCCGTTGACCACCGGGGAGGTATATATCAGATTACTCCCAGACTACTCACGAAGTAA
- a CDS encoding rod shape-determining protein, whose protein sequence is MGFAGDLLGWFSSDLAIDLGTATTLVYVRGRGIILSEPSVVAIEKQTNSVLAVGVEAKRMVGRTPGNIVAIRPIKEGVIADFAMTEKMLKYFITKAHNRNSFVRPRCIIGVPSRITEVEQRAVRESATHAGAREVYLIEEPVAAAIGAGLPITEPSGNMVVDIGGGTTDIAVISLGGIVCSESVKVAGDQMDDAIMGYIKRRYNLLIGDHMAEKVKMEVGSAYPLEERKTMMVKGRDMISGIPRTVVVNDSEIREALEEPIHAIINALRTSLENTPPELAGDIIDRGVVITGGGSLLPGLATRFQEETNLPIITVDDPLTSVVLGVGKVLDEIELFKKVALLSSERDNAYS, encoded by the coding sequence GTGGGCTTTGCTGGTGACCTGTTAGGCTGGTTTTCAAGTGATTTGGCCATTGATCTCGGAACCGCGACGACGCTCGTGTACGTTCGTGGGCGAGGGATTATCTTAAGCGAACCTTCGGTGGTCGCCATAGAAAAACAAACCAATTCTGTCTTAGCGGTTGGGGTTGAAGCCAAGCGGATGGTTGGCCGAACTCCAGGAAATATTGTCGCGATTCGCCCAATTAAAGAAGGGGTGATTGCCGACTTTGCCATGACCGAAAAGATGCTGAAGTATTTTATTACCAAGGCACACAATCGTAATTCGTTTGTCCGGCCACGATGTATTATTGGCGTGCCCTCGCGAATTACCGAGGTCGAGCAACGAGCCGTTCGAGAATCCGCGACCCATGCCGGGGCTCGCGAAGTCTATTTGATTGAAGAACCTGTGGCTGCCGCCATTGGCGCGGGACTGCCGATTACGGAGCCGTCGGGGAACATGGTGGTGGATATTGGTGGCGGGACGACGGATATCGCTGTTATTTCCTTGGGCGGTATCGTGTGTAGTGAATCCGTCAAAGTGGCCGGCGACCAAATGGATGACGCCATTATGGGGTATATCAAACGTCGATATAATTTATTGATTGGCGATCATATGGCCGAGAAAGTCAAAATGGAAGTCGGGTCGGCTTATCCCCTGGAAGAACGAAAAACCATGATGGTGAAGGGGCGTGATATGATTTCCGGAATCCCTCGCACGGTTGTCGTGAACGATTCGGAAATTCGCGAGGCGTTAGAAGAACCGATTCACGCAATTATCAACGCGCTTCGAACGTCGTTGGAAAATACCCCGCCAGAATTGGCGGGAGATATTATCGATCGGGGGGTGGTGATTACCGGCGGTGGATCTTTGCTTCCGGGCTTGGCAACACGATTTCAAGAAGAAACGAATCTGCCTATTATTACGGTGGATGATCCCCTGACGTCGGTGGTATTAGGGGTAGGAAAAGTTCTGGATGAAATCGAGCTTTTCAAGAAGGTCGCTTTACTCTCATCGGAGAGGGATAACGCATATTCATAA
- a CDS encoding M23 family metallopeptidase produces MNKKIVFYLLALAIVAAYLALVGSIRWGDDIPPTITLERPLELVGPTTPLKIHIEDEGTGLQEISVRLVQNLETFTLAEERFPSHGALSLEGGTQHSYNLDIIPFGDDRLPKRRGVASLVITARDYSWRGFFEGNWTQVNQDFTVKFTPPKLGVLSPPLPIAQGGAGVVFFRVSDDAKHFGVQIGEAFFPGYSIPGDEFNYFSLIVFPHDLPAKTPVQLIADDGLGNNATQDIAIKILPKKWRSRNINISDRFIQQTVLPIIANTEGLEDRGDPLENFLQVNNGLRTTNANQLKELATSSKPEFMWNGGFVQLSNSQVEAAFADHRRYVYQGKVVDTQYHLGFDLAVTRQYPVEAANDGMVVMADYFGIYGNTIVIDHGYGLQSLYAHLSSFDVKKGDYVRKGQMIARSGMTGLAAGDHLHFSLLVHGIQTNPIEWWDPAWVQSHISEHLRKNDPVDPAKLLPGQLPPSPFPYAPPPKF; encoded by the coding sequence GTGAATAAAAAAATCGTATTTTATCTGTTAGCACTGGCCATCGTCGCGGCCTACCTCGCGCTGGTTGGCTCTATTCGGTGGGGAGATGACATTCCTCCCACCATTACCCTAGAGCGTCCTCTGGAACTTGTCGGTCCCACCACACCCCTGAAGATACACATTGAAGATGAGGGAACCGGGCTTCAAGAGATTTCCGTTCGGCTTGTTCAAAATCTGGAAACTTTCACGTTAGCCGAAGAACGCTTTCCTTCCCATGGCGCCTTGTCTTTGGAGGGTGGCACGCAGCATAGTTACAACCTGGATATTATCCCATTTGGTGATGACCGCCTTCCTAAACGCCGTGGCGTGGCTTCACTGGTTATTACCGCAAGAGATTATTCTTGGCGTGGATTCTTTGAGGGAAACTGGACACAGGTTAATCAAGACTTTACCGTTAAATTTACGCCTCCAAAATTAGGGGTACTCTCCCCACCATTACCCATTGCCCAAGGTGGAGCTGGCGTAGTGTTCTTCCGGGTTTCCGACGATGCCAAACATTTTGGGGTCCAAATCGGGGAGGCCTTTTTTCCTGGCTATTCCATACCTGGGGATGAATTTAATTATTTTTCGCTGATCGTCTTTCCCCACGACCTTCCAGCCAAAACACCCGTTCAGCTTATCGCAGATGATGGGCTCGGGAACAATGCCACCCAAGACATTGCCATCAAGATCCTGCCGAAAAAATGGCGGTCCCGAAATATCAACATTTCCGATCGATTTATTCAACAGACCGTCCTCCCGATAATTGCCAACACCGAGGGACTAGAGGACCGTGGCGACCCCCTTGAAAACTTCCTGCAAGTGAATAATGGTTTACGGACCACCAATGCGAACCAGCTTAAAGAGTTGGCCACTTCCAGCAAACCTGAATTCATGTGGAATGGGGGGTTTGTGCAATTGTCCAACTCCCAAGTCGAGGCCGCATTCGCCGATCATCGCAGGTATGTGTATCAAGGAAAAGTCGTGGACACCCAATACCATTTGGGATTTGACCTTGCCGTCACCAGGCAATATCCCGTCGAAGCCGCCAATGATGGCATGGTCGTCATGGCCGACTACTTCGGCATTTATGGCAACACCATTGTCATTGACCACGGGTATGGACTGCAATCATTGTATGCCCATTTGTCCTCATTTGATGTCAAAAAGGGAGATTATGTCCGCAAAGGACAAATGATTGCCCGCTCAGGAATGACCGGATTGGCAGCCGGCGATCACCTGCATTTCAGCTTGCTAGTACATGGCATCCAGACCAATCCTATTGAGTGGTGGGACCCGGCCTGGGTGCAATCACACATCAGTGAACATCTGCGAAAAAATGATCCTGTCGATCCCGCGAAGTTACTCCCAGGGCAGCTTCCCCCTTCGCCCTTTCCCTATGCGCCCCCGCCCAAATTTTAG